GCAAGGACTCGGTGCTGCCGGTGGCTCCCAGCGCCGCGGCTCCGGTCGTCTTCCCGGCCTTGCACGGGGACTCGCTCTACGGCGCCGGCGGCGGCGCCTCCTCGGACTATGGGGCCTTCTACCCGCGCCCCGTGGCCCCCGGCGGCGCAGGCCTCTCGGCCGCGGTGGGTAGCTCCCGACTCGGCTACAACAACTACTTCTACGGGCAGCTGCACGTGCAGGCGGCGCCCGTGGGCCCGGCCTGCTGCGGGGCCGTGCCGCCGCTGGGAGCCCAGCAGTGCTCCTGCGTCCCAACTGCCCCAGGTAGGGTCGCGCTCGCGCTGGCCTTCGCCGCCTGCCGCGGTCGCAAGCTCCTGGGGCGTCGGCGGGTGGTGGcgcttgctttttcactttgcaCAAAGTTTTCTCCTCTTGCAAatctgcaccccaccccaccccacccttatTTTTTGCGGGTCGGGCGCTGGGGTTTGCACACTTGTTGCAAACTTTATGCGAGTTAGCGGAAAATGTAACTCAGTGCTTGCGTAGGGAGACTGGGGCATAGAGATTCTTTAACTGGTGGACGCTCTGACACGCTCCGTCATTTCCCTGCACCCTCGATTTCCACGCACAATTCCTAGCACTCCCTTGTAGACGATTTTAAAGTTGGAGTGGTCGCGGGCGGGCGTGTGCGCGGTGGCAAGGGGAGCGGCTGACCGTGCGCTCTACTCTGTCGCAGGCTATGAGGGCCCCGGCTCGGTGCTGGTGTCCCCGGTACCGCACCAGATGCTGCCCTACATGAACGTGGGCACGCTGTCGCGCACCGAGCTGCAGCTCCTCAACCAGCTGCACTGCCGGCGGAAGCGGCGGCACCGCACCATCTTCACCGACGAGC
The nucleotide sequence above comes from Rhinolophus ferrumequinum isolate MPI-CBG mRhiFer1 chromosome 6, mRhiFer1_v1.p, whole genome shotgun sequence. Encoded proteins:
- the GSC gene encoding homeobox protein goosecoid, giving the protein MPASMFSIDNILAARPRCKDSVLPVAPSAAAPVVFPALHGDSLYGAGGGASSDYGAFYPRPVAPGGAGLSAAVGSSRLGYNNYFYGQLHVQAAPVGPACCGAVPPLGAQQCSCVPTAPGYEGPGSVLVSPVPHQMLPYMNVGTLSRTELQLLNQLHCRRKRRHRTIFTDEQLEALENLFQETKYPDVGTREQLARKVHLREEKVEVWFKNRRAKWRRQKRSSSEESENAEKWNKPSSKASPEKREEEGKSDLDSDS